Proteins from one Penicillium digitatum chromosome 2, complete sequence genomic window:
- a CDS encoding Histone-fold, which yields MAVAQKLYPRGTVKRIVKAHSNRSVSKNADILIFLDYILFMQELMREASIRSHKSGEKNISANTVRKVTEKTLRKFQG from the exons ATGGCGGTAGCTCAGAAACTTTACCCGCGAGGAACAGTCAAGCGTATTGTCAAAGCCCACTCCAATCGGAGCGTGAGCAAGAATGCCGACATACTG ATCTTTTTAGACTACATTCTATTCATGCAAGA ATTAATGCGCGAGGCATCGATTCGGTCGCATAAGTCTGGAGAGAAAAACATCTCAGCAAATACCGTGCGCAAAGTTACTGAG AAAACACTGCGCAAGTTCCAGGGCTAG